GTGTGGCCCAGCATTGCCGGGATGATCATCGAGCGACGGGACCAGGTCTTGATGACGTTCTTGGTGCCAGCTTCGTTCTGGACGTCCACCTTCTTGATGAGGTGGCCGTCGACGAAGGGCCCCTTCTTGAGACTGCGCGGCATCTAAACCCGCTCCTAGCGCTTCTTGTTCGTCTTGCGGCGGCGGACGATGTACTTGTTGCTCGCCTTCTTCGGCGAACGCGTACGACCTTCCTTCTGACCCCACGGGCTGACCGGGTGGCGACCACCTGAAGTCTTGCCCTCACCACCACCGTGCGGGTGGTCAACGGGGTTCATGGCGACACCGCGGACGGTCGGGCGGACGCCCTTCCAGCGCATACGGCCGGCCTTGCCCCAGTTGATGTTCGACTGCTCGGCGTTGCCGACCTCGCCGATGGTGGCGCGGCAGCGGACGTCGACCAGCCGGATCTCTCCGGACGGCATACGAAGGTGGGCCATGGAGCCCTCCTTCGCCAGCAGCTGTACGGAAGTGCCCGCGGAACGGGCGAACTTCGCGCCGCCGCCGGGACGCAGCTCGATGGCGTGGATGGTCGTACCGACCGGGATGTTGCGCAGCGCCAGGTTGTTGCCGGGCTTGATGTCGGCGGACGGGCCGTTCTCGACACGGCTGCCCTGCGTCAGGCCACGCGGCGCGAGAATGTAGCGCTTCTCGCCGTCCGCGTAGTGCAGGAGCGCGATGCGCGCGGTGCGGTTCGGGTCGTACTCGATGTGCGCGACCTTGGCCGGCACGCCGTCCTTGTCGTGACGACGGAAGTCGATCAGACGGAAGGCGCGCTTGTGGCCGCCGCCCTGGTGGCGAACGGTCACACGACCGGCGTTGTTACGGCCGCCCTTGCTGTGCAGGGGGCGGACCAGCGACTTCTCCGGCGTGGACCGCGTGATCTCTACGAAGTCGGCGACGCTGGAGCCACGACGGCCCGGGGTCGTCGGCTTGTACTTGCGGATACCCATTTCTCAGTCCTCGGAATATTCCGGACTTCGATTCGATCCGACTCCCGTTAGGAAGTCGGGCCGCCGAAGATGTCGATACGGTCGCCCTCGGCGAGGGTCACGATGGCGCGCTTGGTGTCCGAGCGCTTGCCGAAACCGGTGCGGGTGCGCTTGCGCTTGCCCTGCCGGTTGATCGTGTTGACCCCGGTGACCTTGACCGAGAAGACCGCTTCCACGGCCTGCTTGATCTGGGTCTTGTTGGAGCCGGGCGCGACGATGAACGTGTACTTGTTCTCGTCGAGCAGCGCGTAGCTCTTCTCGGAAACCACGGGCTTGACGAGAACGTCACGCGGATCCGTGAAGGTCTTGCTGGTGATCTCGGCCATCAGGCTTCGCTCCCCTCGGTCTCGGCAGTCTGTCGCGCAGCCCCGCCGGACACGAAGGACTCGAAGGCGGCCTTGGTGAAGACCACGTCGTCGGAGACAAGCACGTCGTACGTGTTGAGCTGTCCCGGGTCCAGCAGGTGGACCTCGGGGAGATTGCGCGCGGACAGCCACGCCGTCTCGTCGCTCCGCTCGACGACCAGGAGCACGTGCTTGCGCTCACTGACCTTGCCGAGCAGGGTCTTGGCGGCCTTGGTGGACGCCGCGCCCTCGACCACGTCGGAGACGACGTGGATACGAGCGTTGCGGGCCCGGTCCGAGAGGGCTCCGCGCAGGGCGGCGACCTTCATCTTCTTCGGGGTCCGCTGCGAGTAGTCACGCGGGGTGGGGCCGTGTACGACGCCACCGCCGGCGAACTGCGGCGCACGGGTCGAACCCTGACGGGCGCGGCCGGTGCCCTTCTGACGGTAAGGCTTCTTGCCACCACCACGGACCTCGCCACGGCGCTTGACCTTGTGCGTGCCCTGACGGGCGGCGGCCAGCTGCGCGACGACGACCTGGTGGATCAGCGGGATGCTGACCTTGGCGTCGAAGATCTCGGCCGGGAGCTCAACGGTCCCGGACTTGTCGCCCGAGGGCGACATGATGTCGATGGTGCTCATGTCTTCAGGCCCCCTTCGCCGCGGTGCGGACCAGGACGAGGCCGCCGTTCGGACCGGGGACCGCGCCCTTGATGAGGAGCAGGCCCTTCTCCGCGTCAACGGCGTGAACGGTCAGGTTCTGGGTGGTGACCCGCTCGTTGCCCATGCGGCCCGCCATGCGGAGGCCCTTGAACACACGGCCCGGGGTGGCGCAGCCACCGATGGAGCCGGGAGAGCGGTGCTTGCGCTGGGTTCCGTGACCGGCGCCGAGGCCCTTGAAGTTGTGACGCTTCATGACACCGGCGAAGCCCTTGCCCTTGCTCTTGCCCGTGACGTCCACGCGGACGCCGGACTCGAACACAGCGGCGGTGACCTCCTGGCCGAGCGTGTACTCGGACGCGTCGGAGGTGCGGAGCTCCACCAGGTGGCGGCGGGGGGTCACGTCGGCCTTGGCGAAGTGACCCTTGAGGGGCTTGTTCACCTTGCGCGGGTCGATCTCGCCGAAGGCGATCTGGACCGACTCGTAGCCGTCGGAGTCATTCGTACGGACCTGGGTTACAACGCAGGGTCCGGCCTTGACCACGGTCACCGGGACGACACGGTTGTTCTCGTCCCAGACCTGGGTCATGCCGAGCTTCTCGCCCAGGACACCCTTGATCTGCTTTGCCATCTCTTCCGCGCCTCTCAGAGCTTGATCTCGATGTCGACGCCGGCCGGAAGGTCCAGGCGCATCAACGAGTCAACGGTCTTGGGCGTCGGGTCGAGGATGTCGATCAGGCGCTTGTGCGTGCGCATCTCGAAGTGCTCGCGCGAGTCCTTGTACTTGTGCGGCGACTTGATGACGCAGTACACGTTCTTCTCAGTGGGCAGCGGCACCGGGCCCGCGACCGACGCACCAGTGCGAGTCACCGTCTCGACGATCTTCTTCGCCGAAGAGTCGATGACCTCGTGGTCGTAGGCCTTGAGCCGGATGCGGATCTTCTGTCCCGCCATGGCTACTCAGTAGTCCTGTTCTCTCGAAACGCTCTGGCCCCTTGGTGGGGTGTGCGCCATGTGTCCACGCACTGCTTGTCTCCGACCCACGCGGTCGGGCGTGTCGCATTCCCTCTACGTAGAAATTCCCGAAGGATTTCCCTGCCAAGGGGTTGCGGGCCCGAAGTCCGCGAGACCGGGGACGAACGCCCACCGGGTGCCTGGCCGGTACCCCGCTGACACTTCCCGGAAGATTCCCGTACGTCCGTCCCAGCGCTGCCGTGAGCGGCAGATGGGCCGACGAGTACTGTGGGACTCGCTTCCGGTCCTCCCGGCGGGAGGCGCGCAGCATCGGCACTCAACCGAGCAACCTGTGCAGTGTGCCATATGGCCCGGAGCCCTGGCCAATCGCGGCCGGAGAGCGTACCCCACGGGGTGACGGGCGAACCCTGGGGCTGACGGCGGGGCGGGCGCACACCATGGCCGTAGCCACCCGAACGGGAGGATACTGGTACATGGAGGTGTGCATCATGCGCAAAGTAGTGGATTGCCGTGACATGCCGAGCGAGACGAACTGCACCCTCGCCATCACGGGCGAGGAGGACGAGGTAGTCCGCGCCGCGAGCGAACACGCGGCCTCGGTACACGGCCACGAGAACACGGCGGAACTGCGGGCCCAGATCCGGTCCAACCTGAAGGACGAGATGCCGCAGCACGCGTGAATCATCGGACTCACCCCCGGCGCGTGGGTGACCTTCGTGACCCACGCGTAGGAGTTGGGCTGCACCGGGCATGCCTCGCGCGACAGCCGAGCCGCCTTCACCCCAGCGGCTGTACAGTTATCTGTACGTAGCGCTGGGAGGCGATCTCATGAGGACGATGTCGTACACCGAGTCGCGGGCAAAGTATGCGGAGACGCTGGACTCGGTCGTCAACGACCGTGAAGAAGTCATAATTACGAGAGCCGGGCACGATGCGGTCGTGATGGTGGCATTGGACGACTACGAGTCCCTCAAGGAAACGGCCTACCTGCTCAGGAACCCTGAGAACGCCCGCCGCCTGCTGGCTTCGATCGACCAGCTCGAGAACGGCGGCGGCACAGTGCAGGAGCTTGCCGAGTGAAGCTCGTGTGGTCCGAGTCCGCCTGGGACGACTACGTGTGGTGGCAGTCGGAGGACCGAAAGGTTCTGAAGCGGATCAATACCCTTCTCCAGGACGTGACGCGCAACGGCAACGAGGGCATCGGGAAGCCGGAGCCGCTCAAGCACGGTTTCCAGGGGTACTGGTCACGCCGTATCACTGAGGAACACCGTCTGGTCTACAAACTGGCGGGGGACGAGGTCCGGATCGCGGCCTGCCGGTACCACTACGGCCGCTGAGCCGAACCCCACCCTGCGGGTGGGTGACGTGTCCAGGGCGGGTTCAGCGCTCAGAGGCGTAAGCCACGAAGCTCGCCCACGCGGTGGGTGCGAGGCCGAGGCGCGGCCCTTGGAGGTCCTTGGAGTCGCGGACGAGTACGGCGGTGGCGGTGGCGGCGACCTCGACGCAGTCGTTTCCACTGCTGCTGTCGCTGTAGCTGCTCTTGAACCACTTGAGCCCGGAGCCGTGCTCGGCATTGGTCTTACGGATCATGTCTCCCCCAGCACTTGCTCAATGAAGGCCAACGACTCCCCCGGCGAGAGAGCCTGTGCCCGGATCATGCCATAGCGCAACTCCAGGATTCGGAGCTGTTTCGGGTCAGAAACAGGGCGCCCGTTGAACGCTCCTCCTGAGCGCCCAACAGCCGTTCCGTCGCCGAACTTCAGCACCTCAATGCCCCCGTCCAGCCCAGGGTGGGTCTCGCAGTTGAGCGGCATCACCTGTAGGGAAAGGTTCCGCAACTGCCCGATCTCCAGCAGCCGTTCGAGCTGGCCGCGCCACTCCATTCTGCCTCCGATCGGCCGTCGGAGAGCCGCCTCCTCCTGAACGAAGCTAAGAGAAGGTGCCGGTGATCGCTCGAAGATCGAGCGCCGAGCGATCCGGGCCGCCACACCTCGCTCCACCTCGTCCCGCGAGTAGGGAGGCTGCCGCGTCTCAAGCAGCACACGTGCGTGCCCTTCTGTCTGCAACAGGCCATGGACGCCGTGGTGGGCGTATACGCCTACTTCGACAGCACGCGCCTCCAACCTGGCCAGATCCCGAATCCTCTTCGGGTAGCGAACCTCCGCCACGTCCTGCTTCATCGCAGAGATCATGCCCTCCGCCCGCAAGACCTTGTCCGCCTTGTCCAGGTACTCCTGGCGGGGAATCCGCGTGCCCGACTCGACCTTGTAGACGAGGTCCTCGCCGTAGCCGATCGCCTGGCCGAACTCCGCCGCCCGCAGGCCGGCCGCCTCGCGCCGCAGCCGTAGCTGTCTGCCGACCGTCGCGACGACCGCCGCGCCCGATTCGTCGTCGGGGTCGACCTCCCAACCCGGCTCGTCCGTCTCGGTCCTGGGCTCCGTACCGTCCGTGTCCACGCTCACCGCACACCCGCCTCCCTGGTACCGCTGTCCCCTCCGGACAGGTTGGACAGCACTGGACAAGCCCCGGACAGTCACCGTACGTACCGGAGTCATCACTGGTCAGCGTATGCGTGGGCCGCCACGCTGAGTGACGTGAACCAAGAAATCACCCAACTCGGTCTTTCGGACCGCCACTTCGGCGTACTCCTGTCACCCACGCCACGCGGCGCCCGTCTCGCCCGGCGGCTCACCACCGCGCATCTGCTCGCCTGGGACCTGCCGCCCCGGACGATCGAGGCGGCGGAACAGGTGACCGCCGAGCTGGCGACGAACGCGGCCACGCACGGCCGGCTGTCCGGGCGGGACTTCCTGCTGGAGCTGCGCAGGACGGACGACGGCCGGGTTCTCCGTATCGAGGTGACCGACACCCGAGGCGACCGCGTTCCCGGACTCAACCCCCAACTACCGCCCCCGGATGCCGAGTCGGGCAGAGGCCTGCTGCTGGTCGAGGTGCTGGCGGACCGATGGGGAGTGACACAGGGCCCGGTGCCGCGCAAGACGGTGTGGGCGGAACTGGACCTCGTACGGCCGGCCTCACCCCTGCGGGTGAATATGCCCAACTGAGCTACGACCAGGGCGGATTGTCTGCTTATGCTCAGCGAAGTCGAAGCCATGGCATGTGCCAGAGGCAAACTCCACTCACCCCACGGGAACCCGCATGGTCAGCTCGCCCCATGAGGCGATGCATCGCATCTTTCAGGAGCATCCGGGGCTGTTCTCCCGCGTCTCCGAGGTGCTGGGTGTCACCTTCTCCCCGCCCACCTCGGTCACGATCCTGCCGACCGACCTCACCGAGTCCCGACCGGTGGAGCGCCGGGTGGACACGCTCCTGCGTCTGGACACCGAGGACGACCAGCCCTTACTTCTCGCCGTCGAGGCACAGGGAAAGAAGGACTTGGACAAGCACGCCAGTTGGTCGTACTACCTGTCGTACCTGTACGCGAAATACAGAGTGCCGCCGGTGCTCCTGGTCGTGTGCCAGGACCGCGCGACGGCGGAATGGGCGGCCCGCCCGGTGCATATCGGGCCCAGGCAGTGGGCGTCGCTCACGCTGCGCCCGCTCGTCGTGGGGCCGCACAACATGCCGCTGATCACGAACACGGCCGAGGCGCGCAAGGACCTGGCGCTTGCCACCCTTTCGGCGATCACACACGCCGACGATCCGGACATCGGTGCCATACTGAAATCGCTGTCCGCCGCACTGCGGGAGGCGCCGGAATCTCTCACCGGCCCGCTCGTCGAACTCACCGCACAGGGCATGGGTAAGCGCCCAGCCGCACAACAGTGGAGGAACCTGGTGGCCGTGGACCTTTCTTTCTACACCTCGTCGCTCTCGGAAGAGATCCGCGAAGAGGCGCGGACCAAAGCCCGGACCGAAGCCCGGGCCGAGACCCGGGCCGAGGACATCCTGCTGATCCTCGAGCAGCGCGGCATCGACATCTCGGACGACGCTCGCGAGCGCGTCACGAGCTGCGAGGAGTCCGATTCCCTGAGGGAGTGGTTCCTGCGCTCCATCACCGCGTCCTCCGCCGAGGAGATCTTCGCGGGTGAGTAGTCCCGCCCCCCGAGATGGGCATGTGAGGATCCACATGCCCATCGCTCTCTACACGTCCTTCATCGCGGAGGAGATCCGGGAAGAGGGCCGGGAACAGGGCCGGGCGGAGGGCCGGGCCAGAGACATCCTCCTCGTCCTGGAAACCCGAGGCATCGCGGTCTCCGACGACGTCCGGGAACGCATCGGCAGTTGCCGGGACTCCGTCCTCATGAAGTCATGGTTCGACCGCGCCGTCACGGCCGACTCCGCCGAGAAGATCTTCGAGACGACGTAGCCCACCCGGCGCGAGGGGCCTCGCGCTGCCCCCTCGGCCGGCCGGACAGAATCGACGGCCCAGTTGGGTGTTTGGCATCCGATATAGGAAAAAGCTGGGACTCCTGCCGCCCGAAGAATCTCAGCGCGGAAAAACGCTGGCCGGCGCGGCGATTCCCGTCGACTTCGCATGTGTATACGGACTTCGGACGCTTAGAACTCTCCGCCCTGGACAGTAATGCGCTCAGACCGTGCGGTTCCTGAGGCAGTCGCCCGAGCCGTGCGGGGCTGCCGCGCCGGGCGTGATTCCCCGCAACCGAAGGGTTCCTCCACTGTGCCACCGGCTCAAGAGTTCGGCGACAACCCTGTTGGAGTACGAGAAACCGGGCACTACACAGAGGAGTACGTTCCCAGCTTCGTCGAGAAGTGGGACTCGCTCATAGACTGGGAGAAGAGGGCGGAGAGCGAGGGAAATTTCTTCATCGACCTGCTGCGCAAGCGGGGAGTGAAGAGCGTGCTCGACGTCGCGACGGGGACCGGATTTCACTCCGTGCGGCTGCTGTCGGCCGGATTCGAGACAGTAAGCGCGGACGGCAGCGCGGAAATGCTGGCGATGGCCTTCGCGAACGGCACCAAGCAGGGTGGTCATATCCTGCGCGTCGTACAGGCGGACTGGCGGTGGCTCAACAGGGACGTCCACGGCGAGTACGACGCCATCGTCTGCCTCGGCAACTCATTCACGCATCTCTTCTCGGAGCGCGACCGGCGCAAGGCGTTGGCCGAATTCTACGCGATGCTCAAGCACGACGGAATCCTCGTTCTGGACCAGCGCAATTACGATGCGATTCTGGACGCCGGGTACACGAGCAAGCACACGTATTACTACTGCGGTGACGACGTCACCGTGGAGCCGGAGTACGTCGACGAAGGTCTGTGCCGAATGCGGTACAGCTTCGCGGACGACTCGGTCTATCACCTCAATATGTTCCCGCTGCGCAAGGAGTACGCCCGTCGGCTCATGTCCGACGTGGGCTTTCAGCGCATCGAGACTTACGGCGACTTCCAGCACACCTACCGGGGCGAGGAGCCGGACTTTCTCGTGCATGTGGCAGAGAAGGAATATCGGATGGATGACGCGGACGAAGCGCGATACTCCGGTGCGGTCAATACCGCCCGCAGTTACTACAACTCGTCCGACGCCGATACCTTCTACGCCACGGTGTGGGGCGGCGAGGACATCCATATCGGCCTCTACGAGAGCCCTGGGGAGCCCATCGCGGACGCCAGTGCCCGCACCGTCCGGCGGATGGCCTCGAAGCTGGAGCCGACGCTGACACCGGAGTCCGTGGTGCTCGACCTCGGATCGGGCTACGGCGGTTCGGCACGGTATCTGGCTGAGACGTACGGCTGCCGGGTCCTCGCGCTCAACCTCAGCGAGGTGGAGAACCGGCGCCACAGGGAGCTGAACTCGGCCCGCGCTCTCACCGGCAGGATCGAGGTCGTGGACGGGTCCTTCGAGGACATCCCGTACCCGGACTCCTCGGTGGATGTCGTCTGGTCCCAGGACGCGTTCCTGCACAGCGGGAACCGCGTCCAGGTGCTGGCGGAGGTCGCACGGGTGCTGCGGCCCGGAGGCCGGCTCATCTTCACCGATCCGATGGCGGCGGACGGCTGCCCCGCCGGCGTCCTTCAGCCGATCCTCGACCGTATTCACCTGGACGACATGGGCTCGCCCGCCTTCTACACACGCGAGCTGACCCGGCTCGGCTTCTCCCCCGTCGACGGCGGCTTCGAGGAGCACCGCGGGCAACTGGTGACCCACTACGCGCGCGTCCTTGAGGAGACGGGGCGCCAGGAGGCCGAAGGGCTGGCCAGGAAGGTCAGCCACGACTACCTCGCCCAGATGAAGAAGGGCCTCGGCCACTGGATCGACGGCGGCCGCGAGGAGCACATCACCTGGGGCGTCTTCCACTTCGAACTCGGGGACGACGGCGCCCCCCGGGCGGCGTGAACTCGGAGTAGCCCGGCTCCGCGATCAGGGCCGGCCGCACCCCGCGGCCGGCCCTGTCTCGTGGGCGGGGACTGTCAGTGCCGTGTACCACCATGGGCTCCAGGAACAGCGCGCCCGAGAAGGAGACCGTGGTGGATGCGATCAAGGCCCTTGCCGACCCCGGCCTGCGGGAGGCGGCGCGGGAGAGGCTGGCCGCGCGGAGCGGCGCGGCGGTGGGGCCGCTGCTCGATGAGCTGCTGAGCGCGGACTCGCCCGTCCCGCACGGGCAGATCGAGTTCGTCCTGGCCAAGCGGATCGGACCGGTCGCCTTCGACGAGGTGCTGGCGGCGCTGGTCGCGGCCGGGGACGAGGAGTCACGCCGCCGCGTCAGCCGCGTGTTCGTCTCGTTGCACACGGTGGACCGCTACGTCGAGGCGCTGTCGCACCCGTCCGCCGGGGTACGGAAATCCGCCGCGTACGGAATCCAGGACGCCTGCTCGGTGGCCTTCGGCCGGAAGCCGAACCCTGACGTGGACTACGCCCTGGTGATCGACGCGTTGACTCCGCTGCTCGCCGATCCGGACCCGGACGTCGCCCAGCGGGCCGAGTGGGTGCTGCGCGGATGCTTTCCTCAACCCGCCCATCGCGAACCTGGGCCACCGGGGCATCGAGAAGACCGCGAAGCAGGTGCCGAAGTGGCTGGAGCGCAGCGAGAATCCGCGGGAGGACCTGCCACGGGCCGCCGCCCTCATGGAGAGGGCCGGCACCGGCGGCGCCCTGTTCCGCAACCTCTACCGGGACTTCCTCGCCGAGTGCGCGCTGCTGATCGACAGCGACCATCTGCGCACCGGCCACAGCCTGTACGCGGAGGCCGCCGCCCTCTGGACAGAGGTGGCCGAACTCATCGCGACGGCGGGCGAGTCGGGCGACGCGAAGCCCGTCACGCAGGCCGGCGCCGTCCTTCATGAACTCGCGCGCATCGAGCGCGAAGCGATGAAGGCACTCAGCAGGGTCTAGTGGCCGGCTGGGCAAGCGGTCAGCCCAGCCCCGGATCCGCCGGACCGGTATCCGGTACGAACACGCTCAGCCGGTACGTGGTCGGATACGTGAGCCGGCCGCACAGGGTGTCGATCCGAGCCGACTCCCAGTCGATCGGGTCGTCGGCGGCGCGGAGTTCACGGAGACGGGTCCGCCACTCCGACTGGTCCTGAGTCTCGAAGACCACTTCCCAGCGCCCGGCCTCGTTCCCCCGGTCACGCCCCCGCGTCTGCCGCTGCCGCTTTCTCTTCCGCTGTCCTGGCACCGCCCAAGCATGACCCGCTCAGCCCGGCCAAGTC
This window of the Streptomyces niveus genome carries:
- the rpsS gene encoding 30S ribosomal protein S19, translated to MPRSLKKGPFVDGHLIKKVDVQNEAGTKNVIKTWSRRSMIIPAMLGHTIAVHNGKIHVPVFVTESMVGHKLGEFSPTRTFRGHVKDDRKSKRR
- the rplB gene encoding 50S ribosomal protein L2, which codes for MGIRKYKPTTPGRRGSSVADFVEITRSTPEKSLVRPLHSKGGRNNAGRVTVRHQGGGHKRAFRLIDFRRHDKDGVPAKVAHIEYDPNRTARIALLHYADGEKRYILAPRGLTQGSRVENGPSADIKPGNNLALRNIPVGTTIHAIELRPGGGAKFARSAGTSVQLLAKEGSMAHLRMPSGEIRLVDVRCRATIGEVGNAEQSNINWGKAGRMRWKGVRPTVRGVAMNPVDHPHGGGEGKTSGGRHPVSPWGQKEGRTRSPKKASNKYIVRRRKTNKKR
- the rplW gene encoding 50S ribosomal protein L23, with the protein product MAEITSKTFTDPRDVLVKPVVSEKSYALLDENKYTFIVAPGSNKTQIKQAVEAVFSVKVTGVNTINRQGKRKRTRTGFGKRSDTKRAIVTLAEGDRIDIFGGPTS
- the rplD gene encoding 50S ribosomal protein L4; protein product: MSTIDIMSPSGDKSGTVELPAEIFDAKVSIPLIHQVVVAQLAAARQGTHKVKRRGEVRGGGKKPYRQKGTGRARQGSTRAPQFAGGGVVHGPTPRDYSQRTPKKMKVAALRGALSDRARNARIHVVSDVVEGAASTKAAKTLLGKVSERKHVLLVVERSDETAWLSARNLPEVHLLDPGQLNTYDVLVSDDVVFTKAAFESFVSGGAARQTAETEGSEA
- the rplC gene encoding 50S ribosomal protein L3; its protein translation is MAKQIKGVLGEKLGMTQVWDENNRVVPVTVVKAGPCVVTQVRTNDSDGYESVQIAFGEIDPRKVNKPLKGHFAKADVTPRRHLVELRTSDASEYTLGQEVTAAVFESGVRVDVTGKSKGKGFAGVMKRHNFKGLGAGHGTQRKHRSPGSIGGCATPGRVFKGLRMAGRMGNERVTTQNLTVHAVDAEKGLLLIKGAVPGPNGGLVLVRTAAKGA
- the rpsJ gene encoding 30S ribosomal protein S10 yields the protein MAGQKIRIRLKAYDHEVIDSSAKKIVETVTRTGASVAGPVPLPTEKNVYCVIKSPHKYKDSREHFEMRTHKRLIDILDPTPKTVDSLMRLDLPAGVDIEIKL
- a CDS encoding DUF1059 domain-containing protein, whose translation is MRKVVDCRDMPSETNCTLAITGEEDEVVRAASEHAASVHGHENTAELRAQIRSNLKDEMPQHA
- a CDS encoding type II toxin-antitoxin system Phd/YefM family antitoxin gives rise to the protein MRTMSYTESRAKYAETLDSVVNDREEVIITRAGHDAVVMVALDDYESLKETAYLLRNPENARRLLASIDQLENGGGTVQELAE
- a CDS encoding Txe/YoeB family addiction module toxin, with translation MKLVWSESAWDDYVWWQSEDRKVLKRINTLLQDVTRNGNEGIGKPEPLKHGFQGYWSRRITEEHRLVYKLAGDEVRIAACRYHYGR
- a CDS encoding DUF397 domain-containing protein, coding for MIRKTNAEHGSGLKWFKSSYSDSSSGNDCVEVAATATAVLVRDSKDLQGPRLGLAPTAWASFVAYASER
- a CDS encoding helix-turn-helix domain-containing protein: MSVDTDGTEPRTETDEPGWEVDPDDESGAAVVATVGRQLRLRREAAGLRAAEFGQAIGYGEDLVYKVESGTRIPRQEYLDKADKVLRAEGMISAMKQDVAEVRYPKRIRDLARLEARAVEVGVYAHHGVHGLLQTEGHARVLLETRQPPYSRDEVERGVAARIARRSIFERSPAPSLSFVQEEAALRRPIGGRMEWRGQLERLLEIGQLRNLSLQVMPLNCETHPGLDGGIEVLKFGDGTAVGRSGGAFNGRPVSDPKQLRILELRYGMIRAQALSPGESLAFIEQVLGET
- a CDS encoding ATP-binding protein, with translation MNQEITQLGLSDRHFGVLLSPTPRGARLARRLTTAHLLAWDLPPRTIEAAEQVTAELATNAATHGRLSGRDFLLELRRTDDGRVLRIEVTDTRGDRVPGLNPQLPPPDAESGRGLLLVEVLADRWGVTQGPVPRKTVWAELDLVRPASPLRVNMPN
- a CDS encoding methyltransferase domain-containing protein; amino-acid sequence: MPPAQEFGDNPVGVRETGHYTEEYVPSFVEKWDSLIDWEKRAESEGNFFIDLLRKRGVKSVLDVATGTGFHSVRLLSAGFETVSADGSAEMLAMAFANGTKQGGHILRVVQADWRWLNRDVHGEYDAIVCLGNSFTHLFSERDRRKALAEFYAMLKHDGILVLDQRNYDAILDAGYTSKHTYYYCGDDVTVEPEYVDEGLCRMRYSFADDSVYHLNMFPLRKEYARRLMSDVGFQRIETYGDFQHTYRGEEPDFLVHVAEKEYRMDDADEARYSGAVNTARSYYNSSDADTFYATVWGGEDIHIGLYESPGEPIADASARTVRRMASKLEPTLTPESVVLDLGSGYGGSARYLAETYGCRVLALNLSEVENRRHRELNSARALTGRIEVVDGSFEDIPYPDSSVDVVWSQDAFLHSGNRVQVLAEVARVLRPGGRLIFTDPMAADGCPAGVLQPILDRIHLDDMGSPAFYTRELTRLGFSPVDGGFEEHRGQLVTHYARVLEETGRQEAEGLARKVSHDYLAQMKKGLGHWIDGGREEHITWGVFHFELGDDGAPRAA